TAGGGCGCTATCCTTTTTATGGCAATACGAAGTACCCCCGTTTTTTGCAAAAACAAGCTCCACCACTTGCAGATTCCTGCAAGCCTTTACTCACCAATACTTTAGTGTCTTTTTAACTCAGTTTTCGGGGGAACTTCAAGCATTAAGAATACTTGCCAAGCTATGGTTCATCGACTATCCTGAACTCTTTGTCATTTTGACAGAGGTTTTTTAAGAATGTTTGCATTAATAATTGGCGCCGCTTGTTGGGGCGCGAAGGATATATATGAAAAGAAAAGCTTTAATACTTTCACCCCTGATTCTCCTCGTTGTTGGATTTATAATTATGAAAATTCTAGTTTCGTTTAAGGCAGAGAAGCCCAAGCGTAATTCTCAGGTCACCCCACGCGTCGTGGCCACATCTGTCGTGTCTCTGGGTGAGGTACCGGCAAAATTGACCACATATGGTACACTTGCAAGTAGTCAACCCGTATCATTAATCAGTGAGGTCTCAGGAACACTTCAAGCTGGTGATATTCCCTTTCAACCAGCACAATCCTTTAAAAAGGGTGAGTTATTATTAAAAGTGGATACGCGTCAGATAATACTGGAGCTAAACAGTACAAAGAGTGATTTATTAACGGCCTTGTCTTCGATCATGCCTGAGATAAAAGTCAGCTCTCCTGCTATATTTCAGGTCTGGCAACAATATTTTGACTCCATCAATTTTGATGATCCCATCGGTGTGCTACCTACTACAGAAGACCAAAGACTCAAGGCATTGCTGGCCAGGTACAATATTTTCAAACTTTACTTCGCCGTCCAGAATCTGGAAATCAGGGCTTCGAAACATTATTTCTATGCACCCTTTAATGGATCCATCATATCCACCCAACTTCGCGATGGCAGCACAGCCGCTCCTGGAAGCAGACTGGGAGAACTTATCAATCTTGATAAGCTGGAAGTTGAGATTCAGGTTCCAGCTAAGGATATTGGCTGGATTCATGTGGGTTCCCCTGTCGTGCTTGAGCCAGAAGAGAATGGTATCAAATGGAAGGGACATATTGAAAGAATCGGCAATATAATTGATGAACGCTCACAATCCGTATTGGCGTATATAAAACTGGATGATACAGGTGACGTGAACCCACTCGCTGGCGTATTTGTAAAGGCTGATATTGAAGCTCGTCTGATTCCTGAAGCAATCAAGGTGGGACGCCGGGCAGTATATGAAGAATCTTATGTGTTTCTTGTAAATGATGGATTCTTCGAAAAGCGGGATGTTGGAATAGCCTTTGATGAAGGCGACTATTATATCATCAATAAGGGACTGAGTCCTGGTGATACACTGGTCACAGATTTACTTCAAGGTGTTTCAGCTGGCATGCCAGCACAATCTCGTTCACGGCTGATTCCCGGGAATAATTGATTCCATGCGTCGCGTCATTGAATTCTTTGCCCGTTATCCAATCTGGACCAATGTTTTACTTGTTTCAGTTCT
This sequence is a window from Candidatus Neomarinimicrobiota bacterium. Protein-coding genes within it:
- a CDS encoding HlyD family efflux transporter periplasmic adaptor subunit encodes the protein MKRKALILSPLILLVVGFIIMKILVSFKAEKPKRNSQVTPRVVATSVVSLGEVPAKLTTYGTLASSQPVSLISEVSGTLQAGDIPFQPAQSFKKGELLLKVDTRQIILELNSTKSDLLTALSSIMPEIKVSSPAIFQVWQQYFDSINFDDPIGVLPTTEDQRLKALLARYNIFKLYFAVQNLEIRASKHYFYAPFNGSIISTQLRDGSTAAPGSRLGELINLDKLEVEIQVPAKDIGWIHVGSPVVLEPEENGIKWKGHIERIGNIIDERSQSVLAYIKLDDTGDVNPLAGVFVKADIEARLIPEAIKVGRRAVYEESYVFLVNDGFFEKRDVGIAFDEGDYYIINKGLSPGDTLVTDLLQGVSAGMPAQSRSRLIPGNN